A portion of the Bubalus kerabau isolate K-KA32 ecotype Philippines breed swamp buffalo chromosome 1, PCC_UOA_SB_1v2, whole genome shotgun sequence genome contains these proteins:
- the CKMT2 gene encoding creatine kinase S-type, mitochondrial — translation MASTFSKLLTGRNASLLFATLGTGALTTGYLLNKQNVCAAAREQHKLFPPSADYPDLRKHNNCMAECLTPAIYAKLRNKVTPNGYTLDQCIQTGVDNPGHPFIKTVGMVAGDEESYEVFADLFDPVIKLRHNGYDPRVMKHPTDLDASKITQGQFDEHYVLSSRVRTGRSIRGLSLPPACSRAERREVENVAITALEGLKGDLAGRYYKLSEMTEQDQQRLIDDHFLFDKPVSPLLTCAGMARDWPDARGIWHNYDKTFLIWINEEDHTRVISMEKGGNMKRVFERFCRGLKEVERLIQERGWEFMWNERLGYILTCPSNLGTGLRAGVHVRIPKLSKDPRFSKILENLRLQKRGTGGVDTAAVADVYDISNIDRIGRSEVELVQIVIDGVNYLVDCEKKLERGQDIKVPPPLPQFSRK, via the exons ATGGCCAGTACCTTCTCAAAGTTGCTGACTGGCCGCAATGCCTCTCTGTTATTTGCTACCTTGGGCACCGGTGCCCTGACCACGGGGTACCTGCTGAATAAGCAGAACGTGTGTGCCGCGGCCCGGGAGCAACACAAGCTATTCCCACCAAG CGCAGACTACCCTGACCTGCGCAAACACAACAACTGCATGGccgagtgcctcacgccggccatCTACGCCAAGCTCCGCAACAAGGTGACGCCCAACGGCTATACCCTGGACCAGTGCATCCAGACCGGAGTGGACAACCCTGGCCACCCCTTCATAAAGACCGTGGGCATGGTGGCTGGTGACGAGGAGTCCTATGAG GTGTTTGCCGACCTTTTTGACCCTGTCATCAAGCTGAGGCACAATGGCTATGACCCTAGGGTGATGAAGCACCCCACGGATCTGGATGCATCCAAG ATCACCCAGGGGCAGTTCGACGAGCACTACGTGCTGTCGTCTCGGGTGCGCACAGGCCGCAGCATCCGCGGGCTGAGCCTGCCGCCCGCCTGCAGCCGGGCAGAGCGGAGGGAGGTGGAGAACGTGGCCATCACGGCACTGGAGGGCCTCAAGGGGGACCTGGCCGGGCGCTACTACAAGCTGTCCGAGATGACGGAGCAGGACCAGCAGCGGCTCATCGAT GACCACTTTCTATTTGATAAGCCAGTATCCCCTTTACTAACTTGTGCTGGGATGGCCCGTGACTGGCCAGATGCCCGGGGAATCTG GCATAATTATGACAAGACATTTCTCATCTGGATTAATGAGGAAGACCACACCAGAGTAATCTCTATGGAGAAGGGAGGCAATATGAAAAGAGTATTTGAGCGATTCTGTCGTGGACTTAAAGAG GTGGAACGCTTAATCCAAGAGCGAGGCTGGGAGTTCATGTGGAATGAGCGCCTGGGGTACATTCTGACCTGCCCTTCGAACCTCGGCACAGGATTGCGAGCTGGTGTCCACGTCAGGATCCCAAAGCTCAGCAAG GATCCACGGTTTTCTAAGATCCTGGAGAACCTGAGACTCCAGAAGCGGGGCACAGGTGGTGTGGACACTGCAGCGGTAGCAGACGTGTATGACATTTCCAACATAGATCGAATTGGCCGATCGGAG GTCGAGCTTGTTCAGATAGTCATCGATGGAGTCAATTACCTGGTGGATTGTGAGAAGAAGCTGGAGAGAGGCCAGGATATTAAGGTGCCACCTCCTCTACCTCAGTTTAGCAGGAAGTGA